The Candidatus Micrarchaeota archaeon nucleotide sequence ATCTGCGTATGCCTGGTACCATTCTATCATCGTGAATTCCGGGCTGTGCGTGCTGTCTATGTCCTCGTTCCTGAACGCCTTGTATATCTCGTAGACCCTGTCGAACCCGCCTATTATGAGCCTTTTCAGGTAGAGCTCGTCAGATATCCTCAGGTAGTGCTCCTCGTCAAGCGTATTCACCCTCACCTTGAACGGCTCGGCATCGGCACCGCCGTAGAGCGGCTGTATTACCGGCGTTTCGAATTCAAGGAAGCCCTGCCCGTCAAGAAACCCTCGTATGAGCGATATTACTCTGCTCCTCTTGGCGAATACGTCCCTTGACTCATCGTTCATTATGAGGTCAAGGTGCCTTTTCCTGTACCTTGTCTCAACGTCCTGAAGGCCGTGCCACTTGTCCGGAAGCGTGCGCATAGCCTTTGAAAGCAGCGTATACTCTATTGACTTCACGCTTATCTCCCCCGGCTTGGTCTTGAATACGGTGCCCCTTACCCCTATTATGTCGCCCGCATTCAGCCTTTTTGCCTCGCCGAATGCCTTTTCGCCTATGGCCGAATAGTCGAAGTATATCTGTATCCTGCCCGTCCTGTCCAACAAATCCGCAAACACAAGCTTCCCGGATTTCCTTATGGCAACCACGCGCCCCGCCACGTTCACCTCCTTGCCCTCGTACGAGTCGTATTTTCCCTTTATCTCCTTTGAGAAATCCGAGACGCGGTACGAATACGGCAAGCCGGACAGTAGATCGCTGAGTTCCTTCAAACCTGTATCCATTCAATCATATAAATGGGCGTGTAAAGATATAAAAATCAAATATGAACGCTAATGTTTTAGGAAAAGCATTAGAGCCTGCGCGTAGCGCAGGCCCGAACTTTACTGTGGGGGTGAAACAATTAGCGTGTTAGTCGTCTTGCCAGCATCAAATTTGTAATAGACCTTGTGCCCCAACTGGTATCTCTCCAACAGGCCAAGCTTGTAAAGCTTATTCAGCCTAGCCGAAGCCGCATTCCTGCCCTTGTAGCTCATCTGCTTCTTTATGTCGTCAGCGCAGACCATGCCATTGCCATGCAGCTGGATTACCTGCATTATCTGCGCATCTAACCCGGAAATCGGCTGTACCTTAACAAGCTTGTTTTCCTGTTGGTAGGGTTCCTGGTCGTCTTGCTCATAGTATTCAGTGTTAATGTTGCCTTCTATCCTCTCAAGCTTATCCGCAATCGCCTTGAGTATCATCGTCGTGTTCTTGTTCTCGTTCATCATGTACTTGAGAAGCGTTATGAGGCTCGAGCCGGTTTCCTCGGATCTCGCCTTCTCCTGCAGCGCCTCCCTGAACTCCTCGCTCCTGCCGGACATCCTGCTTATCTGGCGCTTCATGTCCTGAAGCTCCTTGTCCAGTTCCTTTCTTGAGCGGTTATTTGACATGCAATCCCAATCCAATCTTGATGCATTCACGAAACATGCACGGAACAATCATGAATGAATCACGACTTTATTGTGGATGAAAAAGTATTTAAACCTTTCCAAATTGCGGAACTGACGAAAATTAGCGGAATTTTCCATCCCTACAGGCATTTTGTTTAACATATTCAACGCGCATTTATTAAATGCTTTTATAATTTTCCGAATATAATTCTACCTGTACTTTTCGCAGGACGGAATTATGGAAAATATTAATATCCGCAGAAGCATAAGGTATTG carries:
- the lysS gene encoding lysine--tRNA ligase, whose protein sequence is MDTGLKELSDLLSGLPYSYRVSDFSKEIKGKYDSYEGKEVNVAGRVVAIRKSGKLVFADLLDRTGRIQIYFDYSAIGEKAFGEAKRLNAGDIIGVRGTVFKTKPGEISVKSIEYTLLSKAMRTLPDKWHGLQDVETRYRKRHLDLIMNDESRDVFAKRSRVISLIRGFLDGQGFLEFETPVIQPLYGGADAEPFKVRVNTLDEEHYLRISDELYLKRLIIGGFDRVYEIYKAFRNEDIDSTHSPEFTMIEWYQAYADYNDMMDLSESLLRAICKGMTGSHETEYQGGRIGFGGKFRRIGYMKSIEEKTGVDITRIGDDELFKLAGSHGIRFEKGKMTRVHAYDKLFSALVQPGIVQPTFVIDYPRDSSPLTRPKRGDPGMTERFELYIAGMEIANAYSELNNPVIQRENFEKEMKKAELGDRDAEPLDMDFVEAMEYGMPPTGGLGLGIDRLVMIFADKSSIKEVILFPMERRGDSKH